A window of Streptomyces sp. NBC_01241 genomic DNA:
GGTGCTGTCGAGATCGAGCAGCCCGCTGCGCAGTGCGACGGCTACCGCGGAGGCGCGGTTCTGGCAGTTCAACTTGCTCATAACATTGGCCAGATGCCGTTTCACGCCGTGCTCGGTGATGCCCATACGACGGGCGATACGGCGGTTGCTCAGTCCCTGGGACACCGCCCGGAGCGTCTCGTGTTCCCGTTCCGTCAGGCGCGGACGTGCGGCCTCGTTGCCCGAAACCCCTGATGCGAGGCGGACGACCTGGTGAAACGCCTCGGAGGACACGGTGATCGTCCCGCGGGAGCGCGGCGTGAGCACCTCGCGCGCCGAGGTCTCCTTGAGGTCCTCCAGGCGCAGTACCGCATGGGCGAGCACCCACTGCGCGGTGTCGAGCTGATCCTGCATCAGCGAGCGCAGGACCAGGACGACATGGGTCGCCGGGTGGAGCAGGAGCGGGCTGAGCAGCGGCAGGTCGCGCACACCCAGCGATGACGGCAGCACCAGGGTGACCGGACCGGTCACCGAGTCCGACGGGATGTCAGCGGCGCAGGCGGCCGCGAGTACGGACTGGGACAGCCCGCTGTCCAGGGCGAACTGCCTGAGCAGCAGTCTGGAAGAGGGGTCGGGATCGATGATCAGAATGCGTCGACAGTCCGCATCCTCTGTTTCGGCCTCCCCCTCGGCTCTACCGATTTTCTCGAACCCCTTCTGCAAGTGCCCTCCCCGTGTCGTCGCTTTCAGTCAAACGGCGGCCATAACTATTCGACAGAGAAGTGACGGAGTCAAGTGGGTATCGAAATGAGAGTTTGCTCCTTTGTTCATCAAAAAGGCATGTCAAATCGCCCCACCGGATTTTCTCCGGAAGGGCGATTTTCGCGACTCATGGGGCCGCGCCTGGCGGGCGCGGCGTCTTGGGTCAGTGGGCCATAATCGGTCCCGCCGACGGGTCGGGGCGCTCCTTGGGCAGCAGCGTCAGACCGCCCACGGCCGCGACGGCCGAGATGACCGCACAGGCCACGAAGGCGTTGTCGAAGCCGTCGAGCGAGGGGGCGCCGGCGCCTTCCAGGCCGGCCCCCGCGACGGCCGCGACCACTGCGATGCCCAGCGAGGCGCCGAGTTCGTGCGCGGTGTTCACCAGGCCGGAACCGAGTCCCGCGTCCAAGTGACCCACGCCGTGCATGGCGCTGGTGATGGCGCAGACGAAGCCGATCCCGAGGCCGAAGGAGAGCAGGGCGAACCCGGGCAGCACCTCGGCCCAGGCGTTCCCGCGGTCGACGCCGGACAGCAGCAGACCGCCGACCGCAGCGATGACCAGGCCCGAGGCGGACGTCACGCGCCAGCCGATCCGGGCCACCGCCTGGGAGGCCAGGTGCGCGCCGATGGTGGTGGCCAGCGCC
This region includes:
- a CDS encoding response regulator transcription factor — protein: MQKGFEKIGRAEGEAETEDADCRRILIIDPDPSSRLLLRQFALDSGLSQSVLAAACAADIPSDSVTGPVTLVLPSSLGVRDLPLLSPLLLHPATHVVLVLRSLMQDQLDTAQWVLAHAVLRLEDLKETSAREVLTPRSRGTITVSSEAFHQVVRLASGVSGNEAARPRLTEREHETLRAVSQGLSNRRIARRMGITEHGVKRHLANVMSKLNCQNRASAVAVALRSGLLDLDSTDSAAV